A region of Paenibacillus sp. 37 DNA encodes the following proteins:
- a CDS encoding DKNYY domain-containing protein — MDKFIVDEDLQVILQNEEDGTSTPIKGGITALDFEVISTYPKGWLTFAYLRDHQGIWWSNARKNKASLFSQDTEAFRVIDEDYCCDSQYVYLEDQAVPDSDPPSFRLLPDTPYFARDQRYLYVKSSTHFHLFEDIDTNAVIAHHDYCTDKDHLFHLSSSLRYANGEKDEVRAWLQEHQPDVSGWWSDHYAHSAEGATQITGNWYETASSIFYKTEWGGTAHREAKEVYNLVRDVNRSTFEPLDEQFARDRERVYFQWRTIKGADPDTFKPLGGPFGRDDKHVYYNGYRVDEADARQFVAFARTEHLGLSKDQQHVYRAEVVRTSQPFGQPDDVLQMIKGADAATFELITPSGSWAVDAKRVYLWGKPNKNIDRATFTHLFDADPQSWAMDQNSLYNANGKRTVKGVNGSTFVMLNEYWGKDDRVVFSFVTGSVYKSGDAATFQVTDDTGGAEDALFRYTVEGGTVRKKKR; from the coding sequence ATGGACAAATTTATTGTAGATGAAGACCTTCAAGTGATATTGCAAAATGAAGAAGATGGAACCAGTACTCCCATTAAGGGAGGCATTACCGCACTGGATTTTGAAGTTATCTCGACTTATCCAAAAGGGTGGCTGACGTTCGCCTATCTGCGTGATCATCAGGGAATATGGTGGTCCAATGCTCGTAAGAACAAGGCAAGTTTATTCAGCCAGGATACGGAAGCTTTCCGTGTAATCGATGAAGATTACTGTTGTGATTCTCAATATGTCTATCTGGAAGATCAGGCTGTGCCTGACTCCGATCCGCCCAGCTTTCGGCTGCTGCCGGATACACCCTACTTCGCTCGGGACCAACGTTATTTATATGTGAAGAGCAGCACGCATTTTCATCTATTTGAGGATATCGATACGAATGCTGTGATTGCTCATCACGATTATTGTACTGACAAGGACCACTTATTCCATCTGTCCAGCTCTCTTCGTTATGCAAATGGGGAAAAGGATGAGGTGAGAGCATGGCTGCAAGAACATCAACCCGACGTATCTGGCTGGTGGAGTGATCATTATGCCCACAGTGCAGAAGGCGCTACGCAGATCACAGGCAATTGGTATGAGACTGCGTCGTCCATTTTTTATAAAACCGAATGGGGCGGTACGGCTCATCGGGAGGCGAAGGAAGTGTACAATCTCGTTCGGGATGTGAATAGGTCTACCTTTGAACCGCTAGATGAGCAGTTTGCACGGGACCGGGAACGTGTTTATTTTCAGTGGCGCACTATAAAAGGAGCAGACCCGGATACGTTTAAACCGCTAGGCGGACCGTTCGGTCGTGATGACAAACATGTGTATTACAACGGTTACCGTGTCGACGAGGCAGATGCTCGGCAATTTGTAGCGTTTGCTAGGACGGAGCATCTTGGACTTTCCAAGGATCAACAACATGTGTATCGTGCCGAGGTTGTTCGGACAAGTCAGCCTTTCGGTCAACCGGACGATGTGCTTCAGATGATCAAGGGGGCAGATGCAGCAACGTTTGAGTTAATAACACCTTCCGGTAGTTGGGCGGTGGATGCCAAGCGTGTGTATCTATGGGGGAAACCGAACAAAAATATCGATCGAGCCACCTTTACACATCTATTCGATGCTGATCCCCAGAGTTGGGCAATGGACCAGAATAGTCTATATAATGCCAATGGCAAACGCACGGTAAAGGGTGTGAACGGCAGTACATTTGTCATGCTGAATGAATATTGGGGCAAAGATGACCGTGTGGTGTTCAGCTTTGTGACGGGAAGTGTATATAAGTCGGGGGACGCAGCGACGTTTCAAGTTACGGATGATACAGGGGGCGCGGAGGATGCGTTATTTCGGTATACGGTGGAAGGGGGTACAGTGCGGAAAAAGAAGAGGTAA